A single genomic interval of Eleutherodactylus coqui strain aEleCoq1 chromosome 3, aEleCoq1.hap1, whole genome shotgun sequence harbors:
- the TOR3A gene encoding torsin-3A, giving the protein MIGAAALLFPLLLMNSKAYASVDVLGLAELKGEDGEEEKTNGLWLSGAQEMQDLAQLSWEYMQDMQCWLWPDKCEDKKGHTEWSWSTFGWDSLHLLTDWYAKVLESTDFSSGSITNNLTGLQWDLERRIHGQHLAVRQILTSLKRFLQEDGPKKTLALSFHGWTGTGKNLAARIIAENLYQDGQRSRCTRVFIPQLHFPHLSHVEAYKVQLRKQIQAVFSHCAQPLFVFDEADKLPAALLQSLFPLLNPEEMQDSRSIFIFLSGVGASVINEVVLNFWRAGRHREEITLGDLDRPLRAAVHQSKDPFLTRQLWTHDLINEFVPFLPLERRHVKLCARDAIEARGLPYNERALESVMQELLFVPQEEKIFSAQGCKQVGQRINFMKL; this is encoded by the exons ATGATCGGGGCTGCTGCACTCTTATTCCCACTTCTACTGATGAACTCTAAAGCCTATGCCAGTGTGGATGTTTTGGGCCTAGCGGAATTGAAAGGggaagatggagaagaggagaagacgaaTGGCTTATGGTTATCTGGTGCCCAAGAAATGCAAGACCTAGCACAACTTTCCTGGGAGTACATGCAGGATATGCAGTGCTGGTTGTGGCCAGACAAGTGTGAAGATAAGAAGGGCCATACAG AGTGGAGCTGGAGCACCTTTGGGTGGGACTCCCTACACCTCCTGACGGACTGGTATGCCAAAGTGCTGGAGAGTACAGATTTTTCAAGTGGGTCAATTACAAACAATCTCACAG GTCTGCAGTGGGACTTGGAAAGGAGAATCCATGGGCAGCACCTGGCTGTGAGACAGATATTAACATCTCTAAAGAGGTTTCTGCAAGAAGATGGTCCAAAAAAGACATTGGCTCTGTCATTCCATGGCTGGACCGGGACCGGTAAGAACTTGGCAGCCCGGATAATCGCAGAGAATCTCTACCAGGATGGACAGCGGAGCCGGTGCACCAGGGTGTTCATCCCGCAGCTGCACTTCCCTCACCTCTCACATGTGGAAGCATACAAG GTCCAGTTGAGGAAGCAGATCCAGGCGGTTTTCTCGCACTGTGCGCAACCCCTGTTTGTGTTCGACGAGGCGGATAAGCTGCCGGCAGCTCTTCTTCAGTCCCTCTTCCCTCTTTTAAACCCGGAGGAAATGCAGGACAGCAGAAGCATCTTTATATTCCTCAG TGGAGTCGGTGCCAGCGTGATCAATGAAGTCGTGCTTAATTTCTGGCGAGCCGGGCGTCATCGCGAGGAGATCACTCTGGGGGACTTGGATCGGCCGCTGAGAGCGGCAGTACATCAGAGCAAAG ATCCGTTCCTGACACGTCAGCTGTGGACACACGATCTCATTAATGAATTTGTGCCTTTCCTGCCCTTGGAGCGCCGCCATGTGAAGTTGTGTGCTCGAGATGCTATAGAGGCGCGAGGGCTGCCATACAACGAGCGCGCCCTGGAATCCGTTATGCAAGAACTGCTATTTGTACCACAGGAGGAAAAGATTTTCTCCGCTCAAGGATGCAAACAAGTGGGGCAAAGAATTAACTTCATGAAGCTTTAG
- the ABL2 gene encoding tyrosine-protein kinase ABL2 isoform X2, with protein MILGPVSPGGLDGKGHMIGTVFWENAVRQNHFHTSEALHRPYGSDSEPQALNDAIRWSSKENLLGATESDPNLFLALYDFVASGDNTLSITKGEKLRVLCYNQNGEWCEVLSKNGQGWVPSNYITPVNSLEKHSWYHGPVSRSAAEYLLSSLINGSFLVRESESSPGQLSISLRYEGRVYHYRINTASDGKVYVTAESRFNTLAELVHHHSTVADGLVTILHYPAPKCNKPTVYGVSPIHDKWEMERTDITMKHKLGGGQYGEVYVGVWKKYSLTVAVKTLKEDTMEVEEFLKEAAVMKEIKHPNLVQLLGVCTLEPPFYIVTEYMHFGNLLDYLRECNREEVTAVVLLYMATQISSAMEYLERKNFIHRDLAARNCLVGDNHVVKVADFGLSRLMTGDTYTAHAGAKFPIKWTAPESLAYNTFSIKSDVWAFGVLLWEIATYGMSPYPGIDLSQVYDLLEKGYRMEQPEGCPPKVYELMRACWQWNPADRPSFAETHQAFETMFHDSNINEEVAEELGRTAASTTSYHRLPMLPSKSRTLKKKAENKENIEGTGDSSDNSTSSTTQGALRGSPVASGSPALPRKQRDKSPSSLLGDSKETTFTRDRKGGFFSSFMKKKSAPQPPKRSSSFREMENQPHKRPELTGELAAFQALDGLDTPASPGSHKCYGGSSQRGFAEEAIGGVSGGWTGITGFFTPRLIKKTFGLRTGKPGSTEDQSKPFPRSNSTSSMSPVVPEQDRMSMTLPRNCHRTKVQLDRAASVSSQPDENQQELPRTALDIAPPQPNRVKPKMLPRTGGSERNGGLRPGADERSSPSKHVGGASSSFPAATHNHKVPVLISPSPRNASTDIQLVGMDSLGHTFKLLQEHVSPAGSEKDRPSHRRLKPKCAPPPPPNVRFLQQPPAEETASPTHTQPVTERAAKSFRPVLPPPPPVTQMGKLSNGAAGGGRGALRKSKQPAEKVSADKISKEALLQCAGMLSSALTVPQPNSQLVDTGHQLLDYCTGYVDSIPQTRNKFAFREAVSRLEVSLQELQVSSAGSGAGGGTSSASQGPNPVLNNLLSCVQEISDVVQR; from the exons AAGCCTTGCACCGTCCTTATGGCAGCGACTCAGAACCTCAAGCACTCAATGACGCCATCCGCTGGAGCTCCAAGGAGAACTTGCTGGGAGCCACCGAGAGCGACCCCAATCTGTTCCTTGCTCTCTATGATTTTGTGGCCAGTGGGGACAACACTCTGAGCATCACCAAAG GAGAGAAGCTGCGTGTGCTGTGCTATAACCAGAATGGAGAATGGTGCGAGGTGCTGTCTAAGAACGGCCAGGGCTGGGTGCCCAGTAATTACATCACTCCTGTCAACAGCCTTGAGAAACACTCCTGGTACCACGGCCCTGTGTCTAGGAGCGCGGCCGAATATCTTCTTAGCAGTCTTATTAATGGCAGCTTCCTTGTGCGAGAGAGCGAGAGCAGCCCGGGTCAGCTCTCTATTTCCCTGCGATATGAGGGTCGAGTCTACCACTACCGCATAAACACTGCCTCTGACGGCAAG GTTTATGTCACTGCGGAGAGTCGTTTCAACACACTGGCTGAACTGGTCCACCATCACTCCACCGTCGCTGATGGCCTTGTCACTATTTTACACTACCCTGCACCCAAGTGCAACAAGCCCACAGTCTATGGAGTGTCCCCCATTCACGATAAGTGGGAGATGGAACGCACAGACATCACCATGAAGCACAAGCTGGGAGGGGGGCAATATGGAGAAGTTTATGTGGGGGTCTGGAAGAAGTATAGCCTCACAGTAGCTGTAAAAACACTCAAG GAAGACACTATGGAAGTAGAAGAGTTTCTGAAGGAGGCTGCAGTCATGAAAGAGATCAAACATCCCAACCTTGTGCAACTCTTAG GCGTCTGCACACTGGAGCCCCCGTTTTACATAGTCACAGAATACATGCACTTTGGGAACTTGCTAGACTATCTGCGGGAGTGTAACCGGGAGGAAGTGACTGCGGTCGTTCTGCTTTATATGGCCACACAGATCTCCTCTGCCATGGAATATTTGGAGAGGAAGAACTTCATCCACCG GGATCTTGCTGCAAGGAACTGCTTGGTTGGCGATAATCATGTTGTGAAAGTAGCTGATTTCGGTCTGTCTCGTCTTATGACTGGAGACACATACACCGCTCATGCCGGTGCCAAATTCCCTATAAAGTGGACCGCCCCTGAAAGTCTAGCGTACAACACTTTCTCCATAAAGTCAGACGTCTGGG CCTTTGGTGTGCTGCTGTGGGAGATTGCTACGTATGGTATGTCCCCGTACCCTGGCATTGACTTATCCCAGGTGTATGACTTGCTGGAGAAGGGGTATCGCATGGAGCAGCCAGAAGGTTGTCCTCCAAAGGTCTACGAACTGATGAGAGCTT GCTGGCAGTGGAACCCCGCCGACAGACCTTCATTTGCCGAGACACACCAAGCCTTTGAAACAATGTTTCATGATTCCAATATTAATGAAG AGGTTGCTGAAGAACTGGGGCGCACTGCTGCTTCTACAACATCTTATCATCGTCTTCCCATGCTACCCTCTAAATCCCGGACCCTGAAGAAGAAAGCCGAGAATAAGGAGAACATTGAAGGCACCGGTGATTCATCAGATAACTCCACCTCAAGCACAACTCAAG GAGCTCTTCGTGGATCTCCCGTAGCGAGTGGCTCTCCAGCTCTTCCACGCAAACAGAGGGACAAATCTCCAAGCAGCTTATTAGGAGACTCTAAAGAAACTACATTTACACGAGATCGAAAAGGAGGATTCTTCAGCTCTTTCATGAAGAAAAAGAGTGCCCCGCAGCCTCCGAAGCGCAGCAGCTCCTTTCGCGAAATGGAAAACCAGCCCCACAAAAGGCCAGAGCTAACTGGAGAACTTGCTGCTTTCCAGGCACTTGACGGTCTAGACACTCCCGCTTCTCCAGGCTCTCATAAGTGCTATGGGGGCAGCTCTCAGCGGGGTTTTGCAGAAGAAGCCATTGGGGGAGTTAGCGGAGGATGGACTGGAATAACTGGCTTCTTCACACCCCGTCTCATTAAAAAGACATTTGGATTGCGGacaggaaaaccaggaagcactgaggATCAGTCCAAACCTTTCCCTAGGTCAAATTCCACATCTTCCATGTCTCCTGTTGTTCCCGAGCAAGACAGGATGTCCATGACACTACCCAGAAATTGCCATCGGACTAAGGTCCAGCTGGACCGTGCTGCCTCAGTGTCTTCACAACCAGATGAGAACCAGCAGGAACTTCCAAGAACTGCATTAGATATAGCACCACCACAGCCAAACAGAGTAAAGCCCAAAATGCTTCCACGGACCGGAGGCAGCGAGCGTAATGGTGGTCTGCGCCCCGGCGCAGATGAGAGGTCGTCGCCCAGCAAGCATGTAGGAGGTGCCTCTTCATCCTTCCCCGCTGCCACTCACAACCACAAAGTGCCGGTTCTTATTTCGCCATCTCCAAGAAATGCATCTACAGATATTCAGCTGGTTGGCATGGATTCTTTAGGGCACACTTTCAAATTGCTTCAGGAACATGTGTCACCAGCTGGTTCGGAGAAAGACCGCCCTTCTCACCGCCGGCTGAAACCCAAATGcgctccaccccctcctccaaATGTAAGGTTCCTGCAACAGCCTCCTGCAGAAGAGACTGCCTCGCCGACACATACGCAGCCAGTCACTGAAAGGGCAGCCAAGTCTTTCCGGCCCGTGCTGCCACCACCGCCTCCCGTTACCCAAATGGGAAAGCTTTCCAATGGGGCAGCGGGAGGTGGTAGGGGAGCACTAAGGAAGTCCAAGCAACCTGCAGAGAAGGTCTCCGCTGACAAAATAAGCAAAGAAGCTCTTTTGCAGTGCGCTGGGATGCTGTCCAGTGCACTGACCGTCCCCCAACCCAACAGCCAATTGGTTGATACAGGTCACCAGCTTCTGGACTATTGCACTGGATATGTTGACTCCATACCCCAAACGCGAAACAAATTCGCCTTTCGCGAGGCTGTCAGTCGATTAGAGGTTAGTTTGCAGGAGCTGCAGGTGTCTTCCGCAGGTTCAGGGGCAGGTGGTGGTACGTCCTCCGCTTCGCAGGGTCCGAACCCTGTACTTAATAACTTACTGTCCTGTGTACAGGAGATCAGCGATGTGGTGCAGAGGTAG
- the ABL2 gene encoding tyrosine-protein kinase ABL2 isoform X1: MGQQVGRVGGEAPSGPPPHRANRSAAARLGSHPGAVGTGAGGRRRETAGRSNAEAGFNIFAQHEALHRPYGSDSEPQALNDAIRWSSKENLLGATESDPNLFLALYDFVASGDNTLSITKGEKLRVLCYNQNGEWCEVLSKNGQGWVPSNYITPVNSLEKHSWYHGPVSRSAAEYLLSSLINGSFLVRESESSPGQLSISLRYEGRVYHYRINTASDGKVYVTAESRFNTLAELVHHHSTVADGLVTILHYPAPKCNKPTVYGVSPIHDKWEMERTDITMKHKLGGGQYGEVYVGVWKKYSLTVAVKTLKEDTMEVEEFLKEAAVMKEIKHPNLVQLLGVCTLEPPFYIVTEYMHFGNLLDYLRECNREEVTAVVLLYMATQISSAMEYLERKNFIHRDLAARNCLVGDNHVVKVADFGLSRLMTGDTYTAHAGAKFPIKWTAPESLAYNTFSIKSDVWAFGVLLWEIATYGMSPYPGIDLSQVYDLLEKGYRMEQPEGCPPKVYELMRACWQWNPADRPSFAETHQAFETMFHDSNINEEVAEELGRTAASTTSYHRLPMLPSKSRTLKKKAENKENIEGTGDSSDNSTSSTTQGALRGSPVASGSPALPRKQRDKSPSSLLGDSKETTFTRDRKGGFFSSFMKKKSAPQPPKRSSSFREMENQPHKRPELTGELAAFQALDGLDTPASPGSHKCYGGSSQRGFAEEAIGGVSGGWTGITGFFTPRLIKKTFGLRTGKPGSTEDQSKPFPRSNSTSSMSPVVPEQDRMSMTLPRNCHRTKVQLDRAASVSSQPDENQQELPRTALDIAPPQPNRVKPKMLPRTGGSERNGGLRPGADERSSPSKHVGGASSSFPAATHNHKVPVLISPSPRNASTDIQLVGMDSLGHTFKLLQEHVSPAGSEKDRPSHRRLKPKCAPPPPPNVRFLQQPPAEETASPTHTQPVTERAAKSFRPVLPPPPPVTQMGKLSNGAAGGGRGALRKSKQPAEKVSADKISKEALLQCAGMLSSALTVPQPNSQLVDTGHQLLDYCTGYVDSIPQTRNKFAFREAVSRLEVSLQELQVSSAGSGAGGGTSSASQGPNPVLNNLLSCVQEISDVVQR; this comes from the exons AAGCCTTGCACCGTCCTTATGGCAGCGACTCAGAACCTCAAGCACTCAATGACGCCATCCGCTGGAGCTCCAAGGAGAACTTGCTGGGAGCCACCGAGAGCGACCCCAATCTGTTCCTTGCTCTCTATGATTTTGTGGCCAGTGGGGACAACACTCTGAGCATCACCAAAG GAGAGAAGCTGCGTGTGCTGTGCTATAACCAGAATGGAGAATGGTGCGAGGTGCTGTCTAAGAACGGCCAGGGCTGGGTGCCCAGTAATTACATCACTCCTGTCAACAGCCTTGAGAAACACTCCTGGTACCACGGCCCTGTGTCTAGGAGCGCGGCCGAATATCTTCTTAGCAGTCTTATTAATGGCAGCTTCCTTGTGCGAGAGAGCGAGAGCAGCCCGGGTCAGCTCTCTATTTCCCTGCGATATGAGGGTCGAGTCTACCACTACCGCATAAACACTGCCTCTGACGGCAAG GTTTATGTCACTGCGGAGAGTCGTTTCAACACACTGGCTGAACTGGTCCACCATCACTCCACCGTCGCTGATGGCCTTGTCACTATTTTACACTACCCTGCACCCAAGTGCAACAAGCCCACAGTCTATGGAGTGTCCCCCATTCACGATAAGTGGGAGATGGAACGCACAGACATCACCATGAAGCACAAGCTGGGAGGGGGGCAATATGGAGAAGTTTATGTGGGGGTCTGGAAGAAGTATAGCCTCACAGTAGCTGTAAAAACACTCAAG GAAGACACTATGGAAGTAGAAGAGTTTCTGAAGGAGGCTGCAGTCATGAAAGAGATCAAACATCCCAACCTTGTGCAACTCTTAG GCGTCTGCACACTGGAGCCCCCGTTTTACATAGTCACAGAATACATGCACTTTGGGAACTTGCTAGACTATCTGCGGGAGTGTAACCGGGAGGAAGTGACTGCGGTCGTTCTGCTTTATATGGCCACACAGATCTCCTCTGCCATGGAATATTTGGAGAGGAAGAACTTCATCCACCG GGATCTTGCTGCAAGGAACTGCTTGGTTGGCGATAATCATGTTGTGAAAGTAGCTGATTTCGGTCTGTCTCGTCTTATGACTGGAGACACATACACCGCTCATGCCGGTGCCAAATTCCCTATAAAGTGGACCGCCCCTGAAAGTCTAGCGTACAACACTTTCTCCATAAAGTCAGACGTCTGGG CCTTTGGTGTGCTGCTGTGGGAGATTGCTACGTATGGTATGTCCCCGTACCCTGGCATTGACTTATCCCAGGTGTATGACTTGCTGGAGAAGGGGTATCGCATGGAGCAGCCAGAAGGTTGTCCTCCAAAGGTCTACGAACTGATGAGAGCTT GCTGGCAGTGGAACCCCGCCGACAGACCTTCATTTGCCGAGACACACCAAGCCTTTGAAACAATGTTTCATGATTCCAATATTAATGAAG AGGTTGCTGAAGAACTGGGGCGCACTGCTGCTTCTACAACATCTTATCATCGTCTTCCCATGCTACCCTCTAAATCCCGGACCCTGAAGAAGAAAGCCGAGAATAAGGAGAACATTGAAGGCACCGGTGATTCATCAGATAACTCCACCTCAAGCACAACTCAAG GAGCTCTTCGTGGATCTCCCGTAGCGAGTGGCTCTCCAGCTCTTCCACGCAAACAGAGGGACAAATCTCCAAGCAGCTTATTAGGAGACTCTAAAGAAACTACATTTACACGAGATCGAAAAGGAGGATTCTTCAGCTCTTTCATGAAGAAAAAGAGTGCCCCGCAGCCTCCGAAGCGCAGCAGCTCCTTTCGCGAAATGGAAAACCAGCCCCACAAAAGGCCAGAGCTAACTGGAGAACTTGCTGCTTTCCAGGCACTTGACGGTCTAGACACTCCCGCTTCTCCAGGCTCTCATAAGTGCTATGGGGGCAGCTCTCAGCGGGGTTTTGCAGAAGAAGCCATTGGGGGAGTTAGCGGAGGATGGACTGGAATAACTGGCTTCTTCACACCCCGTCTCATTAAAAAGACATTTGGATTGCGGacaggaaaaccaggaagcactgaggATCAGTCCAAACCTTTCCCTAGGTCAAATTCCACATCTTCCATGTCTCCTGTTGTTCCCGAGCAAGACAGGATGTCCATGACACTACCCAGAAATTGCCATCGGACTAAGGTCCAGCTGGACCGTGCTGCCTCAGTGTCTTCACAACCAGATGAGAACCAGCAGGAACTTCCAAGAACTGCATTAGATATAGCACCACCACAGCCAAACAGAGTAAAGCCCAAAATGCTTCCACGGACCGGAGGCAGCGAGCGTAATGGTGGTCTGCGCCCCGGCGCAGATGAGAGGTCGTCGCCCAGCAAGCATGTAGGAGGTGCCTCTTCATCCTTCCCCGCTGCCACTCACAACCACAAAGTGCCGGTTCTTATTTCGCCATCTCCAAGAAATGCATCTACAGATATTCAGCTGGTTGGCATGGATTCTTTAGGGCACACTTTCAAATTGCTTCAGGAACATGTGTCACCAGCTGGTTCGGAGAAAGACCGCCCTTCTCACCGCCGGCTGAAACCCAAATGcgctccaccccctcctccaaATGTAAGGTTCCTGCAACAGCCTCCTGCAGAAGAGACTGCCTCGCCGACACATACGCAGCCAGTCACTGAAAGGGCAGCCAAGTCTTTCCGGCCCGTGCTGCCACCACCGCCTCCCGTTACCCAAATGGGAAAGCTTTCCAATGGGGCAGCGGGAGGTGGTAGGGGAGCACTAAGGAAGTCCAAGCAACCTGCAGAGAAGGTCTCCGCTGACAAAATAAGCAAAGAAGCTCTTTTGCAGTGCGCTGGGATGCTGTCCAGTGCACTGACCGTCCCCCAACCCAACAGCCAATTGGTTGATACAGGTCACCAGCTTCTGGACTATTGCACTGGATATGTTGACTCCATACCCCAAACGCGAAACAAATTCGCCTTTCGCGAGGCTGTCAGTCGATTAGAGGTTAGTTTGCAGGAGCTGCAGGTGTCTTCCGCAGGTTCAGGGGCAGGTGGTGGTACGTCCTCCGCTTCGCAGGGTCCGAACCCTGTACTTAATAACTTACTGTCCTGTGTACAGGAGATCAGCGATGTGGTGCAGAGGTAG